The Kordia sp. SMS9 genome window below encodes:
- the sbnA gene encoding 2,3-diaminopropionate biosynthesis protein SbnA, producing MINNILEKVGNTPLIALKNYEKSNLNIFAKLEFYNPTGSVKDRAASYIINTLLNQGTINSETTLIESSSGNFGIALSAYARQKGLRFICVIDDTTLPVNEMMIRLQGAEVIKITEPDERGGFLLNRIRKIKEIVANTENIYWVNQYENPLNAEAYFNSLGNEICLEIPRQKLDYLFMGVSSGGTITGVSQRVKKKYPNAQIIAVDVEGSVIFGGKSRKRFIPGIGSSLRPKILDSAKIDDVVSVDENETIDCCIELLEKHNIYAGGSSGSVYAAVNKYFQMHQVDRPVNVMCVFADKGERYISTIYNAEWREMIEAYNLTPA from the coding sequence ATGATAAACAACATTTTAGAAAAAGTGGGGAACACTCCATTAATAGCACTGAAAAACTATGAGAAGTCTAATTTGAATATTTTCGCAAAATTGGAATTTTACAATCCTACGGGAAGTGTTAAAGATCGTGCGGCTTCCTATATTATCAACACTTTGTTGAATCAGGGAACTATCAACAGTGAAACTACACTTATAGAATCTTCTTCTGGAAATTTCGGAATCGCATTGTCAGCGTATGCAAGACAAAAAGGATTGCGATTTATTTGTGTCATTGATGATACGACTTTGCCTGTGAATGAAATGATGATTCGATTGCAAGGTGCTGAAGTCATAAAGATTACCGAGCCTGATGAGCGTGGTGGATTCTTGTTGAATAGAATTAGAAAAATAAAAGAAATTGTTGCGAATACCGAAAATATTTATTGGGTAAATCAATATGAAAATCCATTGAATGCAGAAGCATATTTCAACTCTTTAGGAAATGAAATTTGTTTAGAAATTCCGAGGCAAAAATTAGATTATTTATTTATGGGTGTAAGTTCGGGAGGTACTATTACAGGGGTTTCTCAACGTGTAAAGAAGAAATACCCGAATGCACAAATTATTGCGGTAGATGTAGAAGGATCGGTCATTTTTGGAGGAAAATCACGAAAACGTTTTATCCCAGGAATTGGCTCGAGTTTACGACCTAAAATTTTGGATTCGGCAAAGATAGATGATGTGGTCTCAGTAGATGAAAATGAAACGATAGATTGCTGTATTGAACTCTTAGAAAAACACAACATATACGCAGGTGGCTCCTCAGGATCGGTCTATGCTGCGGTCAATAAATATTTTCAAATGCATCAAGTTGACAGACCTGTGAACGTCATGTGTGTATTTGCGGATAAAGGAGAACGCTACATATCTACCATATACAATGCTGAATGGAGAGAAATGATAGAAGCCTACAATTTAACTCCAGCCTAA
- a CDS encoding cyclic peptide export ABC transporter has product MENTVFTIQILIAILTLIGVAYSIMAIIQIKSKKRNKEVSLAKTTDYFLGFVAILPLFMFLYFMPIAMYDENFWTIQSETHQALGDAIMLLGIVVTAFYFLTRMTLFFPHKDEYHNVLSSLLLISLIPGIANALIVMIIGEFVGGNTETKYLLMFFGLATYFYIVTIRLSKRKTAYLGSLVAQSFNSMILRNVFKIPFQKYEKIESGKIYTILDRDIGDIFYFSQVAIHIFSHILTAIIIFIYLFTLDILNASVLVGSMAFVFVLYSYLGAPLNRAILETREKRERFTNLVTGLINGFKELVLHNVKRVEYHKDMEERNSTLYKYQLKAAYIDINKTLLSELSFTIAVGATCLVSPMIFEFDKRLITTFVVGTLYLWGPFNNMLAGIPGIINAKIAWQRIREFLQNTDTKDMLLPQNVANFNTSSVEKLEVRDVYFNYEKTDDREERTYGIGPINFEVVQGDIVFIIGGNGSGKTTFLKTLTGLYPSDSGQILVNGEPVDSKMLGEHFSVIYSDFYLFKKIYGIKTERLDQVYEWLDMFGLLDKVKIEDGAYSTIDLSKGQRKRLAILKSYLEDRPIYFFDECAADLDPDFKDFFYNELLVKMRDEGKLLIVITHDDKYFYVANKVYKMEMGTISELESNLVSH; this is encoded by the coding sequence ATGGAAAATACAGTTTTCACAATTCAAATATTAATTGCTATACTCACCTTGATAGGTGTTGCATACTCAATAATGGCAATTATTCAAATTAAAAGTAAGAAGCGGAACAAAGAAGTATCGCTGGCAAAAACCACAGATTATTTTTTAGGTTTTGTAGCCATCTTACCTTTATTTATGTTCTTATACTTCATGCCAATTGCAATGTATGATGAAAATTTTTGGACAATTCAGTCTGAAACTCATCAAGCCTTAGGCGATGCGATCATGCTATTAGGTATTGTTGTAACGGCATTTTATTTTTTAACAAGAATGACATTATTCTTTCCTCACAAAGACGAATATCACAATGTACTTTCTTCGTTATTGCTCATATCCTTAATTCCAGGAATTGCAAATGCACTGATTGTGATGATTATTGGTGAATTTGTAGGTGGAAATACAGAAACCAAATACTTATTAATGTTCTTTGGCTTGGCGACGTACTTTTATATTGTTACAATCAGACTTAGCAAAAGAAAAACAGCATATTTAGGTTCTTTAGTGGCGCAGAGTTTCAACTCAATGATTCTTAGAAATGTGTTTAAAATTCCTTTTCAGAAGTATGAAAAAATTGAAAGTGGAAAAATTTATACCATCTTAGACAGAGACATTGGTGATATATTTTACTTCTCGCAAGTGGCTATTCACATTTTCTCGCACATACTTACAGCAATCATCATATTTATATACCTTTTCACATTAGACATATTGAATGCATCCGTTCTTGTAGGTTCTATGGCATTTGTATTTGTGCTGTACAGTTATTTAGGCGCTCCTTTAAACAGAGCTATTTTAGAAACTAGAGAAAAAAGAGAACGGTTTACAAATTTGGTTACAGGTTTGATAAATGGTTTTAAAGAATTGGTATTGCACAATGTAAAACGTGTTGAATACCATAAAGACATGGAAGAAAGAAATTCTACACTCTACAAATATCAACTCAAAGCGGCGTATATAGACATCAATAAAACACTTCTTTCTGAACTTTCATTTACAATTGCTGTCGGAGCTACCTGTTTAGTTTCGCCTATGATTTTTGAATTTGACAAACGACTCATCACCACTTTTGTAGTAGGAACATTGTATTTATGGGGACCTTTTAACAACATGTTGGCAGGAATACCAGGAATCATCAATGCAAAAATTGCTTGGCAACGAATTAGAGAATTTCTTCAAAATACGGATACAAAAGACATGTTGCTTCCACAGAATGTAGCTAATTTTAATACATCATCAGTTGAAAAATTAGAAGTAAGAGATGTATATTTCAATTATGAAAAAACAGATGATAGAGAAGAAAGAACGTATGGAATTGGCCCGATTAACTTCGAAGTCGTTCAAGGAGATATTGTTTTCATCATCGGTGGAAATGGTAGTGGAAAAACTACCTTCTTAAAAACATTGACAGGATTGTATCCTTCTGACTCTGGACAAATTTTAGTGAATGGCGAACCCGTAGATTCAAAGATGCTTGGAGAACATTTCTCAGTAATTTACAGTGATTTCTATCTCTTCAAAAAAATCTATGGTATCAAAACGGAACGTTTAGATCAGGTGTACGAATGGTTAGACATGTTTGGTCTGCTCGATAAAGTAAAGATAGAAGATGGCGCCTACAGTACCATTGATCTTTCTAAAGGACAACGAAAACGATTGGCAATCTTAAAATCATACTTAGAAGATCGTCCTATCTATTTCTTCGATGAATGTGCCGCGGATCTTGATCCAGACTTTAAAGATTTCTTCTACAACGAATTGCTCGTAAAAATGAGAGATGAAGGAAAACTATTGATCGTGATTACGCATGATGACAAGTATTTCTATGTAGCAAACAAAGTCTACAAAATGGAAATGGGAACCATATCAGAGCTTGAAAGCAACCTGGTGTCTCATTAA
- a CDS encoding 2,3-diaminopropionate biosynthesis protein SbnB: MIYLNDKNVHELNVDWNNNVQVIADATGCLSSKDMAQPIKPYLRYGDATNRIIAMPAFVGGNINKAGIKWIASFPNNINKGIARAHSVITLNEAETGIPVGVINSGAISAIRTASVSGFIMKAFIEQRKNQNLKIGIIGFGPIGRTHLKMCHALLGEHIERVLLYDLKGVDRNFIDEDLNKKVTVVSSWEEAYSDADIFITCTVSKDRYIDKQPKAGSLHLNVSLRDYKSDVFPWFSKAMIVDDWDEVCRENTDIEMFHKTNQLQREDVVQIHDLLTEDYFASLDKDQAIMFNPMGMAIFDIAMANNFLKLALQRKVGVLLED; the protein is encoded by the coding sequence ATGATATACTTAAATGACAAAAACGTACACGAGTTAAACGTAGATTGGAACAATAACGTTCAAGTAATTGCAGATGCAACAGGCTGTCTAAGTTCCAAGGATATGGCACAACCCATAAAGCCGTATTTGCGTTATGGAGATGCAACTAACAGAATTATTGCCATGCCTGCATTTGTAGGAGGAAACATCAATAAAGCTGGTATTAAATGGATTGCAAGTTTTCCAAATAACATCAATAAAGGAATCGCCAGAGCACATAGTGTAATTACATTGAACGAAGCCGAAACAGGCATTCCTGTAGGTGTAATCAATAGTGGCGCTATTTCGGCTATTAGAACGGCATCAGTAAGTGGTTTTATCATGAAAGCATTTATTGAACAACGAAAAAATCAAAATTTAAAAATAGGAATTATTGGTTTTGGACCTATCGGACGAACGCATTTAAAAATGTGTCACGCCTTGCTCGGTGAACATATTGAACGTGTATTACTTTATGACCTAAAAGGTGTTGATAGAAATTTCATTGACGAAGATCTCAATAAAAAAGTAACCGTAGTATCTAGTTGGGAAGAAGCGTATTCGGATGCTGATATCTTTATTACCTGTACGGTATCCAAAGATCGCTACATAGACAAACAGCCCAAAGCTGGTTCTTTACATTTGAATGTTTCTTTACGAGATTATAAGTCAGATGTATTTCCTTGGTTTTCAAAGGCGATGATTGTTGATGATTGGGATGAAGTGTGTAGGGAAAATACCGACATTGAAATGTTTCACAAAACCAATCAATTGCAACGAGAAGATGTAGTGCAAATTCATGACCTTCTCACTGAAGATTATTTTGCTTCCTTAGACAAAGACCAAGCCATTATGTTTAATCCGATGGGAATGGCGATTTTTGACATTGCCATGGCGAATAACTTTTTAAAATTGGCACTTCAGCGAAAAGTAGGTGTTTTACTGGAAGATTAA
- a CDS encoding DUF2306 domain-containing protein: MEQNFLNIGRISGQKKANTLGDWVFKISMLIFGIISAYYLIIRALPFLIISEEIYNPYYYSRVVWIWPHVLGGVIAMIIGPFQFIPRIRIKYPRFHRVSGYIFLISILVSALTLVFLITTSSSSLVIDVGLGIGGLVWLVTAILSFVAIKNRKVAQHREWMVRCYMITLAFVVFRLVIDIFSSLELTNEPDIVALASWMSWTLPMCVTEVIIQGRKIIK; this comes from the coding sequence ATGGAACAAAATTTTTTAAATATAGGTCGCATATCGGGTCAGAAAAAAGCGAACACGTTAGGTGACTGGGTATTTAAAATATCGATGCTCATTTTTGGAATCATATCAGCATATTATTTAATTATTAGGGCATTGCCTTTTCTCATTATCTCAGAAGAGATCTACAATCCATACTACTATTCAAGAGTTGTTTGGATATGGCCACACGTACTCGGAGGTGTTATTGCCATGATTATTGGCCCTTTTCAATTTATTCCAAGAATACGCATTAAATATCCTCGATTTCATCGAGTATCAGGATATATCTTTTTAATAAGTATACTGGTATCTGCACTAACACTGGTTTTTCTAATTACGACTTCTTCAAGCAGTCTTGTTATTGATGTAGGACTCGGTATTGGAGGACTCGTATGGTTAGTCACCGCAATTTTGTCATTTGTAGCCATTAAAAATAGAAAAGTAGCACAACACAGGGAGTGGATGGTACGGTGTTATATGATTACCCTTGCATTCGTAGTTTTTAGGTTGGTGATAGATATTTTCTCTAGTTTAGAATTAACTAATGAACCTGATATCGTTGCGCTTGCAAGTTGGATGAGCTGGACACTCCCAATGTGTGTTACTGAAGTAATTATACAAGGTCGAAAAATCATAAAATAA
- a CDS encoding type I polyketide synthase, which yields MNTKNQPIAIVGIGCKFPGSSSSAEKFWEMMLNETDTIGDVPLDRWDSKKYYSKNDARSGKIRAQQGGFLTESAFEFDSLFFDMSPRESESLDPQQRMLMEVAYEALENAGMALEDVKGSSTGVFVGGFMLDNLLTQTSSKNRYHINSHTISGVAMTMLSNRLSYIFDLKGPSLTIDTACSSSLIATHYACQSIWNGESSMAMVGGVNYMLSPESSVLMSKGKFLSKHSRCKAFDSDAAGYVRGEGAGIIILKPLADAIKDNDRVYATIVGTGANQDGRTNGITVPNPDSQLQLIRKIYKDNNIDRNKVHYVEAHGTGTAVGDPIEFKTLNKALSEHGDRKTKCLVGSVKTNIGHLEAASGIAGLIKTALCLNNNKVPANLHFKNPNPALNYEESNLKIPTSVTSLPEGEDSYASINSFGFGGANAHLVLKQHNTNNTEEKTNALKKDQFLFPISAKSVPALKELAVKYKEYILENEDQFEQILSNAIFRRSNHQERLTIFATSQEDLIEKLEAYEEDILLKGVHQGSSLDKKPKMVFVYTGMGPQWWKMGRELMETEPVFMKAIKECDAEFFAISGWSIYEELLKPEESSIITETNVAQPANFVIQAALTQLLAHYGITPDAVVGHSVGEVASVYASGALSLKEALTVSYYRSSLQHSNTQGKGTMLAVGLSESEVQESIRSYENVSIAAINAPTSITISGNSDSLQELHEKYDAMGVFNRLLAVSVPYHSPLMSLVKDQLLDAVKTIKGTKTNIDLYSTVTGDVIEGDQIDNQYWYNNVREPVVFSKTINTILKDEFTVFVEVGPHPVLKNSILECIKNRKDCHLLQTLHKREGEQINFFENLSKLYTLGYPIAWNNWIEKLPFTTLPTYPWQKEYLWRASKTLSQEQSNGVSGLSFREKVSGPLAAYVFELNEYFFPFLNDHIVHGKVVFPGAGYMGVAIDMYQHEISQKVPFMLENIKFLQVLVIDEDEIQKLHISMHPENGNYSLQSQNGEENAHWTEMSSGKFAIGNFEGNTSAIDVNAIMNRLDTTINETEVYERLSQSKLDYGPHFRCIKEIQQGKDELVATIKMHEDMIETSTDYFIHPTLLDACFQTTIALVSMDVVPVSIKKVHCYAKPTHEIFCHSVLKFADDTCIVADLTICNEAGEVLMFLEGFKCKQLVKNELQSDEAFTKNLFETTWIQEEEAVTYSEVSQDTLTYIFTNDYVASLPLQEVLAGDIAIVEPGSAYKELGENHHVIDLQDKNSLNTIWNEAYKNVNMILMPSVGSNNSESLVQMSEKCLDQIMPLFNIVRFFSEKTAAKIKLSILTKASQMAIEGDVISSLEDSTLHGMGRLIVNELSNCQVRMIDVEENVSNEAAETMWDTVANIINTRNVPYEELAIRSGYIYHKKMVNLETDEKTKLKTVDFEEKPLKLKLPTTPRFESLHFENLQRQEPKANEIEILIENTVFSNLDCQKLDNKITDELIEGTFAGKSLGYECVGTIAKVGSDVTKFNVGDKVLALAPGTFQSYTVASAHLAVKCPSNLNIAASGVVMSYLTAIYCLRDKAGLGKGDTILIHNATDGVGLAAINYAKHVGAEIFATTESDENSSFLHSLGVTHVYNSENLDFATDIKAVTDGKGVDVVLSSQSGEIAFQNFASLAPYGIYVDISKKDIISNASIDMTFFNHNLSYIAVDMDRMLMEKKEKIAGLLEDLTQYIASGVLASLPAYIFSVDKLYEAFHQIKDNKPPGNVVIDFSNQPVEVANTKEGSIKADGTYLITGGTRGLGLEIGKWLVEKGAKNLALLSRSGLKSDTTIQEVEKMKKKGVNVQVYAADISKFHEVQQVFNSIQKDLPALTGIFHGAMVLDDGYLLDMNEDRFMNVLKPKVDGAMNLHYLSQELNLDNFVVFSSISSLIGNIGQANYVAANAFLDAFAHWRKSMNLAVTTVNLGVLKEAGVVSRNENIEKILEGTGIHGFSNAQVMQGIEFIIKEKPTQIGFFDLNWSVISKSFGKSGIALFSEIDKMHTDEEESLTETQAANREKLANLDPNAQHEFIVTLLKEQLGKILRIPMANIKSDKGINLLGVDSILTIEFMGMIKESLAVEIAPIEFLTGPSVRQLSTKIIENSFQTLSEELV from the coding sequence ATGAATACTAAAAATCAACCAATTGCAATTGTAGGTATAGGATGTAAATTTCCTGGTTCAAGTTCGTCTGCTGAAAAGTTTTGGGAAATGATGCTGAATGAAACAGACACTATCGGGGATGTTCCTTTAGATAGATGGGATAGTAAAAAATATTACAGCAAAAATGATGCAAGATCAGGAAAAATAAGAGCGCAACAAGGCGGATTCCTTACCGAAAGTGCCTTTGAGTTTGATTCTTTATTTTTTGATATGTCACCAAGAGAATCGGAATCACTAGATCCGCAACAACGAATGCTCATGGAAGTTGCCTATGAAGCACTGGAAAATGCAGGAATGGCATTAGAAGACGTAAAAGGCAGCAGTACAGGTGTATTTGTTGGTGGATTTATGCTTGATAATTTACTAACACAAACGTCATCAAAAAACAGATATCATATCAACTCACATACCATCAGTGGCGTAGCAATGACTATGTTGTCCAATAGATTATCCTATATTTTCGATTTAAAAGGCCCATCGTTAACCATTGATACGGCATGTTCATCGTCATTAATAGCCACTCACTATGCATGTCAAAGTATTTGGAATGGAGAATCATCCATGGCAATGGTTGGAGGTGTAAACTACATGCTTTCTCCTGAAAGTTCTGTGCTAATGAGCAAAGGAAAATTCCTTTCAAAGCACAGTCGCTGTAAAGCATTTGATAGTGATGCAGCAGGATACGTAAGAGGTGAAGGAGCTGGGATTATCATACTAAAACCACTTGCAGATGCGATAAAAGATAATGACCGAGTGTATGCCACAATCGTAGGAACTGGAGCAAATCAAGATGGTCGTACCAACGGAATTACGGTTCCTAATCCAGATTCTCAACTACAATTAATTCGCAAAATATACAAGGATAACAACATCGACAGAAATAAAGTACACTATGTAGAAGCGCATGGTACTGGAACTGCTGTCGGCGATCCTATTGAGTTTAAAACGCTAAACAAAGCACTTTCTGAGCATGGAGATAGAAAAACGAAATGTTTAGTAGGATCGGTAAAAACAAACATAGGACACTTAGAAGCTGCTTCGGGAATTGCAGGACTTATTAAAACGGCACTTTGTTTGAACAATAATAAAGTTCCGGCCAACTTACACTTCAAAAATCCAAATCCAGCGTTAAACTATGAAGAAAGCAATCTAAAAATTCCAACAAGTGTCACCTCATTACCAGAAGGTGAAGATTCGTATGCTTCCATCAATTCTTTTGGTTTTGGCGGTGCTAATGCACACTTGGTATTAAAACAACACAACACAAACAACACGGAAGAAAAAACAAACGCTTTAAAAAAGGATCAATTTTTATTCCCAATCAGCGCTAAAAGTGTACCAGCACTCAAAGAATTGGCTGTTAAATACAAAGAATACATTCTAGAAAACGAAGATCAGTTTGAACAAATCCTAAGCAACGCTATCTTCAGAAGAAGCAATCATCAAGAACGTTTGACCATTTTTGCAACTTCGCAAGAAGATCTCATTGAAAAACTAGAAGCGTACGAAGAAGATATTTTACTAAAAGGAGTACATCAAGGAAGTTCCTTAGACAAAAAACCAAAAATGGTATTTGTCTATACAGGTATGGGACCTCAATGGTGGAAAATGGGTAGAGAACTCATGGAAACGGAACCAGTTTTCATGAAAGCTATTAAAGAATGTGATGCCGAATTTTTCGCGATCTCTGGTTGGTCTATTTATGAAGAACTCTTAAAACCAGAAGAAAGCTCCATCATAACAGAAACAAACGTTGCACAGCCTGCTAACTTTGTAATTCAAGCGGCACTTACCCAATTACTAGCACATTATGGCATTACGCCAGATGCGGTTGTAGGGCACAGTGTGGGCGAAGTTGCATCCGTATATGCTTCTGGCGCTTTATCGCTAAAAGAAGCACTTACTGTAAGTTATTACAGAAGTAGTTTGCAACATTCCAATACGCAAGGCAAAGGAACAATGTTAGCTGTAGGACTTTCCGAATCGGAAGTGCAAGAGAGCATCCGTTCGTATGAAAATGTATCTATCGCGGCTATCAACGCTCCAACATCCATCACCATATCAGGGAATTCAGACTCGCTTCAAGAGCTTCATGAAAAGTATGATGCGATGGGAGTATTTAACCGATTATTAGCGGTAAGTGTACCATATCACAGTCCATTAATGAGTCTTGTAAAAGATCAATTATTAGATGCTGTAAAAACAATCAAAGGAACTAAAACAAACATAGATCTCTATTCTACCGTTACTGGAGATGTAATAGAAGGAGATCAAATAGATAACCAATATTGGTATAACAATGTGCGTGAGCCTGTAGTATTTTCAAAAACGATAAACACCATTCTGAAAGATGAGTTTACTGTTTTTGTAGAAGTAGGGCCACATCCAGTGTTGAAGAACTCAATACTAGAATGTATTAAAAACCGAAAAGATTGCCATTTACTACAAACCTTACACAAAAGAGAAGGCGAACAAATTAACTTCTTTGAAAACCTTTCCAAACTATACACACTGGGCTATCCGATAGCTTGGAACAACTGGATAGAAAAGTTGCCTTTTACAACATTACCAACCTATCCTTGGCAAAAAGAATACCTATGGAGAGCATCTAAAACACTTTCTCAAGAACAATCAAATGGTGTGAGTGGTTTATCCTTTAGGGAAAAAGTAAGCGGTCCACTAGCTGCCTATGTATTTGAATTAAACGAGTACTTTTTTCCTTTCTTAAATGATCACATCGTTCATGGGAAAGTGGTTTTTCCAGGGGCAGGATATATGGGTGTTGCCATTGACATGTATCAACATGAAATCAGCCAAAAAGTACCGTTCATGTTGGAAAACATAAAATTCCTTCAAGTACTTGTTATTGATGAAGATGAAATTCAAAAATTGCACATCTCCATGCATCCAGAAAATGGAAACTACAGCCTGCAAAGCCAAAACGGAGAAGAAAATGCACACTGGACAGAGATGTCGTCAGGAAAATTTGCCATCGGAAACTTTGAGGGAAATACTTCTGCTATAGACGTCAACGCAATTATGAATCGCCTAGATACAACGATCAATGAAACAGAAGTATACGAAAGGTTAAGTCAATCGAAACTTGATTATGGACCTCATTTCAGATGTATCAAAGAAATACAACAAGGAAAAGACGAATTGGTTGCCACAATCAAGATGCATGAAGACATGATTGAAACGTCTACCGATTACTTCATTCACCCAACATTATTAGATGCTTGCTTCCAAACAACCATTGCGCTTGTAAGCATGGATGTTGTGCCAGTATCCATCAAAAAAGTACACTGCTATGCAAAACCAACACACGAAATCTTTTGCCATTCTGTATTAAAATTTGCAGATGATACTTGTATCGTTGCAGATTTAACTATTTGCAATGAAGCAGGTGAAGTTTTAATGTTCTTAGAAGGTTTTAAATGCAAGCAACTAGTTAAGAATGAATTGCAATCGGATGAGGCATTCACTAAAAATCTATTCGAAACAACATGGATTCAGGAAGAAGAAGCTGTAACATACAGTGAAGTTTCTCAAGATACCTTAACATACATTTTTACCAACGACTATGTGGCTAGTTTGCCTTTGCAAGAAGTATTAGCAGGCGATATAGCCATCGTAGAACCTGGAAGTGCATACAAAGAACTAGGCGAAAATCATCATGTAATAGACTTACAAGATAAAAATAGTCTCAACACTATATGGAACGAAGCTTACAAAAACGTCAACATGATTTTGATGCCTTCTGTTGGGTCCAATAACAGTGAAAGTTTAGTGCAAATGAGTGAAAAGTGCTTAGATCAAATCATGCCACTTTTTAACATTGTTCGGTTTTTCTCAGAAAAAACAGCTGCCAAAATCAAACTATCCATCCTCACCAAAGCAAGTCAAATGGCTATTGAAGGTGATGTTATCTCATCTTTGGAAGACAGTACACTTCATGGTATGGGACGATTAATTGTTAATGAGCTCTCTAACTGTCAAGTTCGAATGATTGATGTAGAAGAAAACGTATCAAATGAAGCTGCTGAAACCATGTGGGATACCGTAGCAAATATCATCAATACTCGAAATGTTCCGTATGAAGAACTCGCCATCAGAAGCGGATACATCTACCATAAAAAAATGGTAAATTTAGAAACAGACGAAAAAACGAAGTTAAAAACGGTTGATTTTGAAGAAAAACCACTCAAACTAAAACTTCCTACCACACCAAGGTTTGAAAGTCTTCACTTTGAAAACTTACAACGACAAGAACCAAAAGCTAATGAAATTGAAATCTTAATAGAAAACACGGTATTTAGCAATCTTGATTGCCAAAAACTAGACAACAAAATTACAGACGAACTCATAGAAGGTACGTTTGCTGGAAAAAGTCTAGGTTATGAATGTGTAGGAACAATTGCCAAAGTAGGTTCAGATGTTACAAAGTTCAATGTGGGCGATAAAGTATTGGCGCTGGCTCCAGGAACTTTTCAATCATATACTGTGGCTTCAGCGCATTTAGCCGTAAAATGTCCTTCCAACTTAAACATTGCAGCATCTGGAGTAGTTATGAGTTACTTAACGGCAATCTATTGTTTACGAGACAAAGCAGGTTTAGGAAAAGGCGACACCATCCTTATTCACAATGCTACTGATGGTGTAGGTTTGGCAGCAATCAACTATGCAAAACATGTAGGAGCTGAAATCTTTGCCACAACAGAATCTGATGAAAACAGTTCGTTCTTACACTCCTTAGGTGTAACACATGTATACAATTCTGAAAATTTAGATTTTGCAACAGATATCAAAGCCGTTACAGACGGAAAAGGAGTGGATGTCGTGCTAAGTTCTCAATCTGGAGAAATCGCCTTTCAAAATTTTGCATCCTTGGCGCCTTACGGAATCTATGTAGATATCAGTAAAAAAGATATCATTAGCAACGCTTCCATAGATATGACGTTTTTCAATCACAATCTATCGTACATCGCAGTAGATATGGATAGAATGCTGATGGAGAAAAAGGAAAAAATAGCAGGGCTCTTAGAAGACTTAACACAGTATATAGCATCAGGAGTATTAGCGTCTTTACCTGCGTATATTTTCTCTGTAGATAAGCTATATGAAGCCTTCCATCAAATCAAAGACAACAAACCACCTGGCAATGTGGTCATAGACTTCTCCAATCAACCTGTAGAAGTTGCCAACACCAAAGAAGGTAGCATCAAAGCAGATGGAACGTACCTAATTACAGGCGGAACCAGAGGACTCGGATTAGAAATTGGCAAATGGCTCGTTGAAAAAGGGGCCAAAAACCTTGCACTACTCAGTAGAAGCGGACTAAAAAGCGACACTACCATACAAGAAGTAGAAAAAATGAAAAAGAAAGGAGTCAACGTACAAGTATATGCTGCCGATATTTCTAAATTTCATGAAGTACAACAAGTATTCAACAGCATACAAAAAGACTTGCCAGCACTCACAGGAATCTTTCATGGCGCCATGGTCTTAGATGATGGTTATCTATTAGATATGAATGAAGATAGATTCATGAACGTACTAAAACCCAAAGTGGACGGCGCAATGAACCTTCACTATTTAAGTCAGGAACTAAACCTTGATAACTTTGTAGTGTTCTCGTCAATATCTTCATTAATTGGAAACATTGGTCAAGCCAACTATGTAGCTGCCAATGCCTTTTTAGACGCTTTTGCGCACTGGAGAAAAAGTATGAATTTGGCGGTAACTACGGTAAATCTTGGAGTGTTAAAAGAAGCTGGAGTCGTTTCTAGAAATGAAAACATTGAAAAAATTCTTGAAGGAACTGGAATTCATGGTTTCTCCAATGCACAAGTAATGCAAGGAATAGAATTCATCATCAAAGAAAAACCAACACAAATTGGATTTTTTGACTTGAACTGGAGTGTAATCTCAAAAAGCTTTGGAAAAAGTGGTATAGCACTCTTCAGTGAAATTGATAAAATGCACACGGATGAAGAAGAATCCTTAACCGAAACTCAGGCTGCTAACAGAGAAAAACTAGCCAACCTTGATCCAAATGCGCAACACGAATTCATTGTAACGCTCCTAAAAGAACAATTAGGGAAAATTCTGAGAATTCCAATGGCAAACATCAAATCTGATAAAGGAATCAACTTATTAGGTGTGGATTCAATTCTAACGATAGAATTTATGGGAATGATCAAAGAAAGTCTAGCCGTAGAAATTGCACCAATTGAATTTCTTACCGGACCTTCAGTAAGACAGTTATCTACTAAAATAATCGAAAATTCCTTTCAAACATTAAGTGAGGAATTGGTTTAA